The Desulfobaculum bizertense DSM 18034 genome includes a region encoding these proteins:
- a CDS encoding penicillin-binding protein 1A codes for MKKLCIVLGILCALAVAGVAGIAGGLYYWASRDLPGFTNITDYNPPLVTTVYTRNNEVLGYFYKEKRFLVRIKEMPDFVPQSFLAAEDTSFYAHGGVDILAIARAFFANMRAGHVVQGASTITQQVIKSLLLTPERSYQRKIKEAILAYRLEHYLTKDEILTIYLNQIYFGARSYGIEAASRAYFGCHVQDLTIAQAAMLAGLPKAPSSYNPYRNMAGAIKRQHYVLNRLRELHWITEEQYQEALSEPITLKRMDDPSWHQGAYYLEEVRRRLIERFGEDVVYNAGLHVYTAVDMTHQLAAERSVRDGLIASAKRRGWTGPLQHLNRNEWGMFLNNHPYSALELEQGTWVKALVKDVTADRAIVQFGDFQGRLDVKEVHWARTIDPSKATEEVPSVKDCRKVLNSGDVIWVSLLAVPENLNPEDESAAKAAMWNVTLEREPEVQGALISMEPGSGEVRALVGGYSFDKSQFNRATQARRQPGSAFKPFVYSTGLDNGMTPSTVLLDAPIVYTSSTMVWKPQNFEGIFYGPTLLRTALVKSRNLVTIRLAQRVGIRKIIKRARHMGLESEFPEDLSVSLGSSPVTPLGLTKAYSGFARGGSTVEPRFILSVESAWGDTLYVNEKQVNEDAVSPQTAYIITSLLKEVVSSGTGWRVRRAFTRPIAGKTGTSNDEQDAWFVGFTPYLLTTVWVGFDRMQPMGRFETGSRAASPIWVGYRKAIESQYAEEDFPQPPGIVMARIDAKNGLLAGSATEKSYFLPYKAGTEPHRTSTASTTSPGGSVKAAGEDLLKQVF; via the coding sequence ATGAAAAAATTGTGTATTGTTCTGGGAATTCTTTGTGCTCTCGCCGTTGCTGGTGTAGCTGGCATCGCAGGTGGCCTGTACTACTGGGCCTCTCGCGATCTTCCCGGTTTTACGAATATTACGGACTACAATCCGCCGCTGGTGACAACGGTCTACACCCGGAATAACGAAGTTCTGGGGTATTTTTACAAGGAAAAGCGTTTTCTTGTTCGTATCAAGGAAATGCCTGACTTTGTCCCGCAGAGCTTTCTTGCGGCCGAAGACACCAGCTTCTACGCCCACGGTGGTGTGGATATTCTTGCTATCGCCCGTGCTTTTTTTGCAAACATGCGTGCTGGTCACGTTGTGCAGGGCGCAAGTACCATCACCCAGCAGGTCATCAAATCCTTGCTGCTGACTCCTGAGCGGAGCTATCAGCGTAAGATCAAGGAAGCCATCCTTGCGTATCGCCTTGAGCATTACCTGACCAAGGATGAGATTCTGACCATTTATCTCAACCAGATTTATTTTGGTGCCCGTTCTTATGGCATTGAGGCTGCTTCCCGCGCCTATTTTGGCTGCCATGTGCAGGATTTGACTATTGCGCAGGCGGCAATGCTGGCTGGTCTGCCCAAGGCGCCCAGCTCGTATAATCCGTATCGCAATATGGCTGGAGCCATTAAGCGCCAGCATTATGTGCTGAATCGTTTGCGCGAGCTGCACTGGATTACGGAAGAGCAGTATCAGGAAGCCCTGAGCGAGCCTATTACCCTGAAACGCATGGACGATCCGTCCTGGCATCAGGGCGCATATTATCTTGAAGAAGTTCGCCGTCGCCTCATTGAACGCTTTGGCGAAGATGTTGTGTATAACGCTGGTCTGCACGTGTACACCGCCGTGGACATGACGCATCAGCTTGCTGCCGAGCGATCTGTTCGGGACGGCCTGATTGCCTCTGCAAAGCGCCGCGGCTGGACTGGTCCCCTTCAGCATCTGAACCGGAATGAATGGGGCATGTTCCTGAATAATCACCCGTATTCGGCTCTTGAGCTGGAGCAGGGCACATGGGTAAAGGCGTTGGTCAAGGATGTGACCGCTGACCGGGCCATTGTGCAGTTTGGTGATTTTCAGGGCCGTCTGGACGTGAAAGAAGTTCACTGGGCCAGAACCATTGACCCAAGCAAAGCCACGGAAGAAGTGCCCAGTGTCAAGGATTGCCGCAAGGTGCTGAACTCTGGCGACGTGATTTGGGTCTCTCTGCTTGCCGTTCCTGAAAACCTGAATCCTGAGGATGAAAGCGCTGCCAAGGCTGCCATGTGGAATGTCACGCTGGAGCGTGAGCCAGAGGTGCAGGGTGCGCTGATTTCCATGGAGCCGGGAAGCGGTGAAGTCCGTGCCCTTGTTGGTGGCTATAGCTTTGACAAAAGCCAGTTCAACCGGGCAACGCAGGCGAGACGCCAGCCGGGTTCAGCATTCAAGCCGTTTGTCTATTCCACAGGTCTGGACAATGGCATGACGCCGTCGACTGTCTTGCTTGATGCTCCTATTGTGTACACCAGCTCGACAATGGTCTGGAAACCGCAGAATTTTGAGGGCATTTTCTATGGCCCGACGCTTTTGCGGACCGCCTTGGTGAAGTCTCGAAATCTCGTGACAATTCGACTGGCTCAGCGCGTAGGTATCCGAAAGATTATCAAGCGTGCCCGTCATATGGGACTGGAAAGCGAGTTCCCGGAGGATCTTTCCGTGAGCCTTGGTTCCTCTCCTGTGACGCCGCTTGGCCTGACAAAAGCCTATTCAGGCTTTGCCCGTGGTGGCAGTACGGTTGAGCCTCGCTTTATCCTGAGTGTCGAAAGCGCATGGGGCGATACGCTTTATGTGAATGAAAAGCAGGTGAACGAGGACGCCGTAAGCCCGCAGACAGCGTACATCATTACGTCCCTCCTGAAGGAAGTTGTGTCGAGCGGTACGGGCTGGCGTGTTCGCCGAGCCTTTACTCGTCCCATTGCGGGCAAGACTGGCACATCCAACGATGAGCAGGACGCATGGTTTGTTGGCTTTACGCCATACCTGCTGACAACTGTCTGGGTTGGCTTTGACCGTATGCAGCCTATGGGACGTTTTGAAACTGGCTCCCGTGCTGCATCGCCTATCTGGGTTGGCTATCGCAAAGCCATTGAGTCGCAGTATGCGGAAGAGGATTTCCCTCAGCCTCCGGGTATTGTTATGGCTCGCATTGATGCCAAGAATGGTTTGCTGGCTGGCTCCGCCACAGAAAAGAGCTATTTTCTGCCCTACAAGGCGGGAACAGAGCCACACCGAACCTCGACCGCAAGCACCACCAGTCCCGGTGGAAGCGTGAAGGCCGCAGGTGAGGACCTGCTCAAACAGGTGTTCTAA
- a CDS encoding carboxymuconolactone decarboxylase family protein, with protein sequence MTRLEKFTETLETLHRETPRQLEAFYSLMKATKGGSFLETKHKALTLLALGVSQQCDSCIAVYVKQALEAGAGREEILEAAWLAVLMGGGPKLTYMEKVLEELELNGAVSE encoded by the coding sequence ATGACCCGACTGGAAAAATTTACAGAAACCCTTGAGACGCTGCACAGGGAAACACCTCGGCAGCTCGAAGCTTTTTATTCCTTGATGAAAGCCACCAAGGGGGGAAGCTTTTTGGAGACCAAGCACAAGGCTCTGACCTTGCTTGCGCTTGGCGTTTCGCAGCAGTGCGATTCGTGCATTGCTGTGTACGTGAAGCAGGCCCTTGAGGCGGGCGCAGGGCGTGAAGAAATTCTTGAAGCCGCATGGCTGGCCGTGCTCATGGGTGGTGGTCCCAAGTTGACGTACATGGAAAAAGTGCTTGAAGAACTGGAGCTGAACGGCGCAGTTTCGGAATAA
- a CDS encoding dihydroorotate dehydrogenase, producing the protein MDMHVSFGGLELKNPVLTASGTFGYGLEYSRYGDLKKLGGIVVKGLSLKPREGNPMPRIAETPSGMLNAIGLQNIGVEAFLEGRLPRLPHKDMAVIANLYACSAEEFADLATVLAEQDGVAALEVNISCPNVRSGGILFGQDPKMAAKVTEAVKRVAGDKPVIIKLSPNVTDITEIARAAEGAGADILCLINTLSGMAVDARTRRPRLANVIGGLSGPAVKPVALRCVHQVCQAVKTPVIGVGGISSAEDVLEFILCGAHAVEIGTANFIRPDFVFHLVDELEKLCDAYGIGSWDEYRGSLKA; encoded by the coding sequence ATGGATATGCACGTGAGCTTTGGCGGTCTGGAGCTGAAAAATCCTGTTCTGACCGCCTCCGGCACATTTGGCTATGGTCTGGAGTACAGCCGTTATGGCGATTTGAAGAAACTCGGCGGTATTGTCGTTAAAGGTTTGTCTCTCAAACCTCGCGAAGGCAATCCCATGCCGCGTATCGCAGAAACGCCTTCGGGTATGCTCAACGCCATTGGACTTCAGAATATTGGCGTCGAAGCCTTTCTGGAAGGCCGTCTTCCGCGCTTGCCGCATAAGGATATGGCTGTCATTGCCAACCTCTATGCGTGTAGCGCAGAAGAGTTTGCCGACCTCGCTACCGTCCTCGCTGAGCAGGACGGCGTTGCCGCCCTTGAAGTGAACATCTCGTGCCCAAATGTTCGCTCCGGCGGCATTCTTTTTGGGCAGGACCCCAAAATGGCAGCAAAGGTTACTGAGGCCGTGAAGCGTGTGGCTGGCGACAAGCCCGTTATTATCAAGCTCTCTCCCAATGTGACCGACATTACCGAGATCGCCCGTGCCGCAGAAGGCGCAGGAGCAGACATTCTCTGCCTTATCAATACGCTTTCCGGTATGGCCGTCGACGCCCGCACTCGCCGACCCCGTCTCGCTAATGTCATCGGTGGACTCTCTGGCCCAGCTGTGAAACCTGTTGCCCTTCGCTGTGTGCATCAGGTCTGTCAGGCCGTAAAGACCCCGGTTATCGGTGTCGGTGGTATATCCTCAGCTGAGGATGTCCTCGAATTTATTCTCTGTGGCGCCCACGCTGTCGAAATCGGGACGGCAAACTTTATTCGACCCGATTTTGTCTTCCACTTGGTGGACGAACTTGAAAAGCTGTGCGATGCCTATGGAATAGGCTCATGGGATGAGTACCGCGGTTCTTTGAAGGCATAA
- a CDS encoding phenylpyruvate tautomerase MIF-related protein, whose protein sequence is MPLMRVETNLELTAEQEKEKNAIFSTAVAEMLQKEEKWVMSLVESGRTLSFGGSVEPAAFVELKSIGLRETSCAPLSAQICALLHRELNIPADRVYIEFKDAERGFFGWNGGTFA, encoded by the coding sequence ATGCCTTTAATGCGAGTTGAAACGAATCTTGAGCTGACGGCAGAACAGGAAAAGGAAAAGAATGCGATTTTTTCGACTGCTGTTGCCGAAATGCTTCAGAAAGAAGAAAAGTGGGTGATGTCGCTGGTCGAAAGCGGCCGGACACTCAGCTTTGGCGGAAGCGTTGAGCCTGCGGCCTTTGTTGAGCTGAAAAGCATTGGCCTGCGGGAGACAAGCTGCGCGCCCTTGAGTGCGCAGATTTGTGCCTTGCTCCACCGGGAGCTGAACATTCCGGCTGACCGGGTCTACATCGAATTCAAGGATGCAGAGCGGGGGTTCTTTGGCTGGAATGGCGGCACCTTTGCCTAA
- a CDS encoding peptidase U32 family protein: MNMTQPEILAPAGDRHAFMAALAAGADAIYLGLKNFSARAEAGNFSISELAVLTELARQKNCRVHVAMNTLLKPGEDQAAGRLVERLNRYVRPAALIVQDPGMVKLVRQAGFEGEIHLSTLANAGSPRALSMIHEKLNVQRIVLPRELNIDEIRTCAKACPSGCDLEVFVHGALCYNVSGRCYWSSYLGGKSGLRGRCVQPCRRTYSQKNNTGRFFSCTDLSLDVLTKTLLEVPEVHSWKIEGRRKGPHYVYYTVSAYRLLRDNPNDPQARKTALSLLEQALGRKGSHYAFLPQRPYTPTDPQRHTASGMFVDKLKTVRGRKLNISPRVELKPGDLLRVGFEDEPGHQIVKIRKAVPKGGRLDFMAQGKRLPNAGSPVFLIDRREKELMQALDKLEREAQAIKAPKTAESTFEPKQPKPLKGTIRPLHHHVYRHLGRNRLNEGSGLWLTPKTARETKPGLAMRVWWWLPPVIWPNEEKEWQEVIERLVRGGARRFMLGAPWQIALFPKELPRLPRAVALRRGRGKRHHSQDNPRKSDQLNLWASPFCNVANQHHLLWLKDMGFSGAIASPELNKDDALALGKATPLPVGFVTTGQWPLGFTRIPLEGVKPEKPILSPKKEACWVRRYGQLNWIYPAWGLDLHTKEHELNQAGYSAFIHMHESKPREVPQATRTSTFNWDLRLL, from the coding sequence ATGAATATGACACAACCAGAAATTCTTGCTCCCGCAGGTGATCGCCACGCCTTTATGGCGGCCCTTGCCGCCGGGGCTGACGCTATTTACCTGGGACTGAAAAACTTTTCAGCCCGCGCCGAAGCCGGGAACTTTTCCATATCCGAGCTGGCCGTGCTGACCGAACTCGCACGCCAGAAGAACTGTCGCGTGCACGTTGCCATGAACACCCTGCTTAAGCCGGGTGAAGATCAGGCCGCAGGTCGTCTTGTCGAAAGACTGAACCGCTACGTTCGGCCGGCAGCTCTTATTGTACAGGACCCGGGAATGGTCAAGCTCGTACGTCAGGCTGGATTCGAAGGAGAAATCCATCTTTCTACCCTGGCAAATGCAGGCTCACCCCGCGCCCTGTCTATGATACACGAAAAGCTGAACGTACAAAGAATCGTTCTGCCCCGTGAATTAAATATTGATGAAATTCGCACCTGCGCCAAGGCATGCCCCTCCGGGTGTGATCTTGAGGTCTTTGTACATGGCGCATTGTGTTACAACGTATCCGGTCGGTGTTACTGGAGTTCGTACCTTGGAGGCAAGAGTGGTCTCCGGGGCCGTTGCGTACAGCCCTGCCGCCGCACGTACTCCCAGAAAAATAATACCGGAAGATTTTTCTCCTGCACGGACCTTTCGCTGGATGTACTGACCAAGACCCTGCTTGAGGTTCCCGAAGTCCACTCCTGGAAGATCGAAGGCCGCCGCAAAGGCCCGCACTACGTGTACTACACCGTCAGTGCATACCGCCTGCTGCGCGACAACCCGAATGATCCTCAGGCCAGAAAGACTGCGCTCTCACTGCTGGAGCAGGCACTGGGCCGCAAGGGTTCGCACTACGCGTTCCTGCCCCAGCGTCCGTATACTCCGACAGATCCGCAGCGCCATACCGCTTCTGGTATGTTCGTGGACAAACTGAAAACCGTCCGCGGCCGCAAGCTGAATATTTCCCCTCGTGTCGAGCTGAAACCCGGCGACCTGCTGCGTGTTGGCTTTGAGGACGAACCCGGTCACCAGATCGTAAAAATCCGCAAGGCTGTGCCCAAGGGTGGCCGTCTGGACTTCATGGCTCAGGGCAAACGCCTGCCCAATGCGGGCAGCCCGGTGTTCCTCATTGACCGCCGCGAAAAAGAACTCATGCAGGCACTGGACAAGCTGGAAAGAGAAGCTCAGGCCATCAAGGCTCCCAAAACAGCGGAGTCCACGTTTGAGCCAAAACAGCCCAAGCCGCTCAAGGGAACAATTCGCCCGCTGCACCACCACGTGTACCGCCACCTTGGCCGTAACCGCCTGAACGAAGGTTCTGGTCTGTGGCTCACGCCAAAAACTGCCCGCGAAACCAAGCCCGGTCTTGCCATGCGCGTGTGGTGGTGGCTGCCGCCTGTTATCTGGCCGAATGAAGAAAAAGAATGGCAGGAAGTCATTGAACGCCTCGTGCGCGGTGGTGCCCGCCGCTTCATGCTTGGCGCTCCGTGGCAGATTGCGCTGTTCCCCAAAGAACTGCCCCGCCTGCCCCGCGCGGTCGCACTGCGACGCGGCCGAGGCAAACGGCATCACTCACAGGACAACCCGCGCAAGTCTGACCAGCTGAATCTCTGGGCCAGCCCGTTCTGCAACGTTGCCAACCAGCACCACCTGCTCTGGCTCAAAGATATGGGCTTTAGCGGCGCTATTGCCTCTCCTGAGCTGAACAAAGACGATGCGCTGGCGCTGGGCAAGGCCACACCTCTTCCGGTAGGCTTTGTCACGACAGGCCAGTGGCCTCTGGGCTTTACCCGCATTCCGCTTGAAGGCGTCAAGCCGGAGAAGCCAATCCTCAGCCCCAAAAAGGAAGCCTGCTGGGTTCGCCGCTACGGCCAGCTCAACTGGATTTACCCTGCATGGGGACTGGACCTGCATACCAAGGAGCATGAACTCAATCAGGCTGGCTACAGTGCATTTATTCATATGCACGAAAGCAAGCCTCGTGAGGTTCCGCAGGCAACACGTACCAGTACATTTAACTGGGACCTTCGCCTGCTCTAG
- a CDS encoding dihydroorotate dehydrogenase electron transfer subunit gives MFANACSDVKVRSLSRFGKQGPDGDFFELVLEHPDETSPAWKNWKPGQFIMVRPTRWEHNPLWGRPFSIYRAGDGILSVFFQVVGRGTEKLTQLAPGDNVTVWGPLGNTFVMDENRKTLILAGGIGMAPFAEYVERHSKPENVQMIFGHRPPVENYPFSSIADKIKATSCREQKPEDLQNFIALLEKTIPEYCPDGLIVACGPTPFLKTVQRVAADHGGRAQISLENRMACGVGACLGCVCEHKDKGPVSVCSRGPVFWSDEITF, from the coding sequence ATGTTTGCAAATGCATGCAGTGACGTGAAAGTAAGGTCCTTATCCCGTTTCGGCAAGCAGGGACCGGATGGAGATTTTTTTGAACTCGTTCTGGAACATCCAGACGAAACCAGCCCTGCGTGGAAAAACTGGAAACCGGGTCAGTTTATTATGGTACGCCCCACAAGATGGGAGCACAATCCTCTTTGGGGCCGTCCGTTCTCTATCTATCGAGCTGGGGACGGCATCCTGTCCGTTTTCTTTCAGGTCGTAGGACGCGGGACGGAGAAACTGACGCAGCTTGCGCCCGGTGACAACGTCACAGTCTGGGGGCCGCTCGGCAATACGTTTGTTATGGATGAAAACCGCAAGACCCTCATTCTTGCGGGCGGTATCGGCATGGCACCTTTTGCCGAATATGTCGAGCGCCATTCTAAGCCGGAAAATGTTCAAATGATTTTTGGGCACCGTCCTCCGGTAGAAAATTACCCCTTTAGCTCCATTGCAGACAAGATTAAGGCGACATCCTGTCGTGAGCAGAAGCCTGAAGACCTTCAGAACTTTATTGCTCTTCTGGAAAAAACAATTCCAGAATACTGCCCGGATGGGCTGATTGTCGCCTGTGGTCCAACCCCATTCCTCAAAACTGTTCAGCGAGTGGCTGCTGACCACGGTGGTCGTGCTCAGATTTCTTTGGAAAATCGCATGGCATGTGGCGTTGGTGCCTGCCTTGGCTGCGTGTGTGAGCACAAGGACAAAGGCCCTGTTTCCGTCTGTTCCCGTGGACCTGTGTTCTGGTCCGATGAGATTACGTTTTAA